In the genome of Populus nigra chromosome 9, ddPopNigr1.1, whole genome shotgun sequence, one region contains:
- the LOC133703912 gene encoding small ribosomal subunit protein mS86 (rPPR1)-like gives MALFARLRLQFLHLRHHINFSTSPLSSKSKTRAALSLLKSETNPEKILEICRSACLTPYAHIDRITFSVAIDKLAKSNNFSYIDDFLTDLRTSRPDLRTVRFAAHSIILYGQAGMIDQAIRLFKEYHEKNQNDVVLTSGSVKLLNALLFSCILAKKYDEVNRVFVDFSKRYKIEPNLETFNTVIQSFCESGSSSSCYSVLNEMDMKGVKPNETTFGHLFAGFYREEKYEDVGTVSKMIEEDYGISAGIGVYNIRIHSLCKLKRAREANVLLEGCLSKGITPNGLTYSHLILGFCMEGDLEEAKRLFKSMENRGCQPAYSCYATLVYFLGKGGDFESAYRVCKESMGKKMVPNFSTMKILVQGLASSGEVDKAKELIGEVKERFSKNIELWNEVEAGLP, from the coding sequence ATGGCACTCTTCGCTCGCCTCCGCCTCCAGTTCCTCCACCTCCGCCACCACATCAACTTCTCCACCTCCCCACTCTCCTCCAAATCCAAAACACGCGCCGCCCTCTCACTCCTCAAAAGCGAAACCAACCCCGAAAAAATCCTCGAAATCTGCCGCTCCGCTTGCCTAACTCCCTACGCCCACATCGACCGAATCACCTTCTCAGTCGCCATTGACAAGCTCGCCAAATCCAACAACTTCTCTTACATCGACGACTTCTTAACTGATCTCCGCACTTCACGCCCTGATCTCCGCACCGTACGCTTCGCTGCTCACTCCATCATCCTCTACGGCCAAGCTGGCATGATTGATCAGGCGATTCGGCTTTTCAAGGAATATCATGAGAAGAATCAAAATGACGTCGTTTTAACCTCTGGGTCAGTGAAATTGTTGAATGCCTTGCTGTTTTCGTGTATTTTAGCAAAGAAATATGATGAAGTGAATagggtttttgttgattttagtaAGAGGTACAAAATCGAGCCGAATCTGGAAACTTTTAATACTGTCATTCAGTCATTTTGTGAGAGTGGGAGTTCGAGTTCGTGTTATTCGGTTTTGAATGAGATGGATATGAAGGGAGTGAAGCCGAACGAAACCACTTTCGGGCATTTATTTGCGGGGTTTTATAGGGAAGAGAAGTATGAGGATGTAGGGACAGTGTCGAAAATGATAGAGGAGGATTATGGGATCAGTGCTGGGATTGGTGTTTATAATATTAGGATTCACAGTTTGTGTAAACTTAAGAGGGCGAGAGAAGCGAATGTATTGTTAGAAGGGTGTTTATCGAAGGGAATTACGCCGAATGGGCTTACGTATAGTCATTTGATTCTTGGGTTTTGTATGGAAGGTGATTTGGAGGAAGCAAAGAGGTTGTTTAAGAGTATGGAGAATAGAGGGTGTCAACCGGCTTACAGCTGTTATGCTACTTTGGTTTACTTTTTGGGTAAAGGTGGGGATTTCGAGTCGGCCTATAGGGTTTGCAAGGAGAGCATGGGGAAGAAAATGGTGCCAAATTTTTCGACTATGAAGATTTTAGTGCAAGGGCTTGCTAGTAGCGGGGAGGTAGACAAGGCGAAAGAGCTTATTGGGGAAGTAAAGGAGAGGTTTTCCAAGAATATCGAGTTGTGGAATGAGGTTGAAGCTGGGTTGCCTTAG
- the LOC133703555 gene encoding F-box protein At3g26010-like, with amino-acid sequence MDGEINTSESIAAEAVEAAARGENDFSLVNLNADLLINILVRLPPEKSVFCSKLVSKGWCSILENPYFVSRFISHHINDKLRNHYSSYAAAYHKYPPFFFISRYNDPRLCFFATGADQEESPKEFTLEFLPQENDINLIVSVKASCNDLLFCIAKNSDYVITHYYICNPFTRQWSVLPPPLIRTTTKRIHFGLVCQPNYQRWIQGQQYESRFRLVRFIEVAEHHVAVDLYCSETGQWNESFLVGAQYDFIFTNVLAHDGKLHWYNGRDVVAYDPFNDGQTIFIDGSQFKGRTPLPDVILNNPDRLILRVVNFRLGECRGLLRFMQIITNSYRSDSNDHLSVWELKDNETRGFSLVHVISFDNMFSKEPWVRDFVKSENRVNARALAFHPENKDVVYLGFLYHIISCNIRTGELEVIDGIPYEHKFCALENVFGIKLPWWPTPVSTSSHPLNALLHYY; translated from the coding sequence atggaTGGAGAAATAAATACATCAGAATCCATAGCGGCAGAAGCAGTAGAAGCAGCAGCAAGAGGAGAAAACGATTTCTCTCTTGTCAATCTGAATGCCGATCTGTTGATCAACATTCTTGTTCGACTTCCACCAGAAAAATCAGTCTTTTGTTCCAAGTTGGTCTCCAAAGGTTGGTGTTCTATACTAGAGAATCCCTATTTTGTTTCCAGGTTTATATCGCACCATATCAATGACAAGCTGAGAAACCATTATTCTTCTTATGCCGCTGCATACCACAAATACCCCCCTTTCTTCTTTATTAGTAGATACAACGATCCAAGGCTTTGTTTTTTCGCAACTGGTGCTGATCAGGAGGAATCCCCCAAGGAATTCACGTTAGAATTTCTTCCACAGGAAAACGACATTAATCTTATTGTTTCTGTAAAGGCTTCCTGCAATGATCTACTCTTCTGCATAGCAAAAAACAGTGATTATGTTATCACTCATTACTATATCTGCAATCCCTTCACTAGGCAATGGAGTGTCCTCCCTCCTCCTCTCATAAGAACTACAACAAAAAGAATACATTTTGGGTTGGTTTGCCAGCCAAATTATCAGAGATGGATTCAAGGACAACAATATGAATCTCGTTTTCGGCTTGTACGCTTTATTGAGGTAGCAGAGCACCATGTCGCGGTGGATTTATATTGTTCTGAGACTGGACAATGGAATGAATCTTTTCTGGTAGGTGCCCAGTATGACTTTATCTTTACCAATGTTTTAGCACATGATGGGAAGTTGCATTGGTACAATGGTAGAGATGTTGTTGCTTATGATCCCTTTAATGATGGTCAAACCATTTTCATCGATGGATCCCAATTTAAAGGACGAACCCCATTGCCCGACGTCATTCTTAACAATCCTGACCGCCTCATTTTACGGGTAGTTAATTTCCGCCTTGGGGAATGCCGAGGATTGTTGCGGTTCATGCAGATCATCACTAATTCCTACCGTTCAGATTCTAATGATCATCTGAGTGTTTGGGAGCTCAAGGACAATGAGACTAGAGGATTCAGTTTGGTACACGTGATTTCCTTTGACAATATGTTCTCCAAAGAACCCTGGGTTAGAGATTTTGTAAAGAGCGAGAACAGGGTCAATGCACGGGCACTAGCTTTCCACCCAGAAAATAAGGATGTGGTATACTTGGGCTTCCTTTACCACATCATCTCGTGCAACATCCGAACCGGTGAGTTGGAAGTCATTGATGGGATTCCGTATGAACATAAATTCTGTGCTTTGGAAAATGTCTTCGGAATCAAGCTACCATGGTGGCCAACACCAGTTTCGACGTCCTCGCACCCCCTGAATGCCCTTCTCCACTACTACTGA
- the LOC133703823 gene encoding tobamovirus multiplication protein 1 isoform X2, which produces MVGDWWQDINDSTQWQDGVFYTLCAAYALVSAVALIQLIRIELRVPEYGWTTQKVFHLMNFIVNGVRAVVFGFHKQVFIMHPKALVLLLLDLPGLLFFSTFTLLVLFWAEIYHQARSLPSDKLRVFYISVNAAMYFIQVCIWVYLWIDDNSVVELIGKIFIAVVSILAALSFLVYGGRLFFMLKRFPIESKGRRKKLHEVGSVTAICFTCFLIRCFVVLLSAFDADASLDVLDHPVLNFIYYMLVEILPSALVLYILRKLPPKRISAQYHPIC; this is translated from the exons ATGGTCGGCGACTGGTGGCAAGATATCAATGACTCCACTCAATGGCAGGACGGAGTTTTCTACACTCTTTGTGCTGCTTACGCTCTTGTTTCCGCCGTCGCTTTG ATTCAATTGATAAGGATTGAATTGAGAGTGCCAGAGTACGGATGGACGACGCAGAAGGTTTTTCATCTCATGAATTTTATCGTTAACGgag tgcGGGCGGTTGTGTTTGGATTTCATAAGCAAGTATTTATCATGCACCCCAAG GCATTGGTTTTGCTATTATTGGATTTGCCTGgacttctcttcttctctaccTTTACACTCCTTGTTCTGTTTTGGGCAGAGATATATCATCAG GCCAGAAGTTTGCCGTCGGATAAGCTCagggttttttatatttcagtCAATGCAGCAATGTATTTCATTCAG GTTTGCATCTGGGTGTACCTTTGGATAGACGACAACAGCGTAGTGGAATTAATTGGAAAGATATTTATTGCAG tggTGTCAATCCTAGCTGCATTAAGTTTCTTGGTATATGGGGGAAG ATTGTTTTTCATGCTGAAACGCTTCCCTATTGAATCTAAAGGGAGAAGAAAGAAGCTTCATGAG GTTGGATCAGTTACAGCCATATGCTTCACTTGCTTCCTTATCAGATGTTTTGTG GTTCTTCTCTCTGCTTTTGATGCTGATGCCTCCCTTGATGTACTGGATCATCCAGTTTTGAACTTCATCTATTACATG CTTGTCGAGATTCTACCTTCTGCTCTAGTGCTCTACATCCTGCGGAAGTTGCCTCCTAAGAGGATATCAGCTCAATATCACCCAATTTGTTAG
- the LOC133703557 gene encoding cytochrome P450 716B2-like, protein MNFFGTPTMFLHGLAANKFIHTCDGSTLVNQHPLSPEVLKQYVGKIDEEVRKHFEMHWHGKQKISAMLLMKTLIFNILSSLIIGIEKDEKRDILVELFQQLLKEQEKIVRNKTLGELLTWNDLASMKYTWRVALESLRIMSPVFISFRRVVKDFEYEGYLIPKGWQVAWSACMTHMNECIFPDPSKFEPRHFKKSAFLPPYSFVALGGGHRICPGYEFARLETLITIHYLVNRFTWKLCCQNISFSRDPMPTFKDGLEIEIEPKIPD, encoded by the exons atgaacttcTTTGGGACCCCAACAATGTTCCTTCATGGACTGGCTGCAAATAAGTTCATCCATACTTGTGATGGTAGCACACTTGTCAATCAACATCCATTATCG CCTGAAGTGTTAAAGCAATATGTTGGTAAGATAGATGAAGAAGTTAGGAAGCATTTTGAGATGCATTGGCATGGCAAGCAGAAGATTTCG GCAATGCTATTGATGAAGACCCTCATATTCAACATTTTGAGCTCACTGATAATTGGAATTGAAAAAGATGAGAAAAGAGACATACTTGTAGAGCTATTTCAACAACTGCTGAAGG AACAGGAGAAAATTGTCAGGAATAAGACCTTGGGGGAGCTTCTAACATGGAATGATCTTGCTAGTATGAAATACACATGGAGAGTAGCATTGGAGTCTCTAAGGATAATGTCTCCTGTATTCATTTCCTTCAGGAGGGTCGTTAAAGATTTCGAGTATGAAGGATACCTTATTCCCAAAGGATGGCAG GTAGCTTGGTCAGCCTGCATGACACACATGAATGAGTGTATCTTCCCAGATCCATCAAAGTTTGAACCAAGACATTTCAAGAAATCAGCATTCCTCCCTCCATACAGTTTTGTAGCATTAGGCGGTGGACATAGAATATGTCCTGGATATGAATTTGCAAGACTTGAAACTCTGATTACAATACATTACCTGGTGAACAGGTTCACATGGAAGCTCTGTTGCcaaaacatttctttttctagAGATCCAATGCCAACATTCAAGGATGGACTAGAGATAGAAATTGAACCAAAGATTCCTGACTAA
- the LOC133703823 gene encoding tobamovirus multiplication protein 1 isoform X3, which produces MVGDWWQDINDSTQWQDGVFYTLCAAYALVSAVALIQLIRIELRVPEYGWTTQKVFHLMNFIVNGVRAVVFGFHKQVFIMHPKALVLLLLDLPGLLFFSTFTLLVLFWAEIYHQFQARSLPSDKLRVFYISVNAAMYFIQVCIWVYLWIDDNSVVELIGKIFIAVVSILAALSFLVYGGRLFFMLKRFPIESKGRRKKLHEYDGLYCRLDQLQPYASLASLSDVLWFFSLLLMLMPPLMYWIIQF; this is translated from the exons ATGGTCGGCGACTGGTGGCAAGATATCAATGACTCCACTCAATGGCAGGACGGAGTTTTCTACACTCTTTGTGCTGCTTACGCTCTTGTTTCCGCCGTCGCTTTG ATTCAATTGATAAGGATTGAATTGAGAGTGCCAGAGTACGGATGGACGACGCAGAAGGTTTTTCATCTCATGAATTTTATCGTTAACGgag tgcGGGCGGTTGTGTTTGGATTTCATAAGCAAGTATTTATCATGCACCCCAAG GCATTGGTTTTGCTATTATTGGATTTGCCTGgacttctcttcttctctaccTTTACACTCCTTGTTCTGTTTTGGGCAGAGATATATCATCAG TTCCAGGCCAGAAGTTTGCCGTCGGATAAGCTCagggttttttatatttcagtCAATGCAGCAATGTATTTCATTCAG GTTTGCATCTGGGTGTACCTTTGGATAGACGACAACAGCGTAGTGGAATTAATTGGAAAGATATTTATTGCAG tggTGTCAATCCTAGCTGCATTAAGTTTCTTGGTATATGGGGGAAG ATTGTTTTTCATGCTGAAACGCTTCCCTATTGAATCTAAAGGGAGAAGAAAGAAGCTTCATGAG TATGATGGGCTCTATTGCAGGTTGGATCAGTTACAGCCATATGCTTCACTTGCTTCCTTATCAGATGTTTTGTG GTTCTTCTCTCTGCTTTTGATGCTGATGCCTCCCTTGATGTACTGGATCATCCAGTTTTGA
- the LOC133703823 gene encoding tobamovirus multiplication protein 1 isoform X1, translating into MVGDWWQDINDSTQWQDGVFYTLCAAYALVSAVALIQLIRIELRVPEYGWTTQKVFHLMNFIVNGVRAVVFGFHKQVFIMHPKALVLLLLDLPGLLFFSTFTLLVLFWAEIYHQFQARSLPSDKLRVFYISVNAAMYFIQVCIWVYLWIDDNSVVELIGKIFIAVVSILAALSFLVYGGRLFFMLKRFPIESKGRRKKLHEVGSVTAICFTCFLIRCFVVLLSAFDADASLDVLDHPVLNFIYYMLVEILPSALVLYILRKLPPKRISAQYHPIC; encoded by the exons ATGGTCGGCGACTGGTGGCAAGATATCAATGACTCCACTCAATGGCAGGACGGAGTTTTCTACACTCTTTGTGCTGCTTACGCTCTTGTTTCCGCCGTCGCTTTG ATTCAATTGATAAGGATTGAATTGAGAGTGCCAGAGTACGGATGGACGACGCAGAAGGTTTTTCATCTCATGAATTTTATCGTTAACGgag tgcGGGCGGTTGTGTTTGGATTTCATAAGCAAGTATTTATCATGCACCCCAAG GCATTGGTTTTGCTATTATTGGATTTGCCTGgacttctcttcttctctaccTTTACACTCCTTGTTCTGTTTTGGGCAGAGATATATCATCAG TTCCAGGCCAGAAGTTTGCCGTCGGATAAGCTCagggttttttatatttcagtCAATGCAGCAATGTATTTCATTCAG GTTTGCATCTGGGTGTACCTTTGGATAGACGACAACAGCGTAGTGGAATTAATTGGAAAGATATTTATTGCAG tggTGTCAATCCTAGCTGCATTAAGTTTCTTGGTATATGGGGGAAG ATTGTTTTTCATGCTGAAACGCTTCCCTATTGAATCTAAAGGGAGAAGAAAGAAGCTTCATGAG GTTGGATCAGTTACAGCCATATGCTTCACTTGCTTCCTTATCAGATGTTTTGTG GTTCTTCTCTCTGCTTTTGATGCTGATGCCTCCCTTGATGTACTGGATCATCCAGTTTTGAACTTCATCTATTACATG CTTGTCGAGATTCTACCTTCTGCTCTAGTGCTCTACATCCTGCGGAAGTTGCCTCCTAAGAGGATATCAGCTCAATATCACCCAATTTGTTAG
- the LOC133703754 gene encoding derlin-2.2-like → MAQAVEDWYKQMPIITRSYVTAAVVTTIGCSLDIISPSNLYLNPKLVMKNYEFWRLVTNFLYFRKMDLDFMFHMFFLARYCKLLEENSFRGRTADFFYMLLFGASVLTSIVIIGGNIPYLSESFSKIIFLSNSLTFMMVYVWSKQNPFIHMSFLGLFTFTAAYLPWVLLGFSVLVGASAWVDLLGMIAGHAYYFLEDVYPRMTGRRPLRTPGFIKSLFADDDVVVARPANVRFAPPAEELHQD, encoded by the exons atgGCTCAAGCAGTGGAGGATTGGTATAAGCAGATGCCAATAATTACTCGCTCTTATGTCACAGCTGCAGTTGTTACCACCATTGGTTGCTCTCTTGAT ATAATATCTCCTTCTAATCTGTACTTAAACCCTAAACTTGTGATGAAGAATTATGAGTTCTGGCGCCTTGTCACTAATTTCCTTTACTTCCGTAAGATGG ACTTGGACTTTATGTTCCACATGTTCTTTCTTGCTCGATATTGCAAACTTCTCGAAGAGAACTCTTTCAGGGGAAGGACTGCAGATTTCTTTTACATGCTCTTGTTTGGTGCTAGTGTTTTGACTAGCATTGTCATAATTGGAGGAAACATACCCTATCTGTCAGAATCGTTTTCAAAAATCATATTCCTGAGCAATTCATTGACCTTCATGATG GTTTATGTCTGGAGCAAGCAAAACCCCTTTATCCACATGAGTTTCTTGGGCCTCTTCACTTTCACAGCAGCTTACCTACCATGG GTTCTCTTGGGATTCTCTGTTCTTGTTGGTGCCAGTGCTTGGGTGGATCTGCTG GGGATGATAGCGGGTCATGCTTACTATTTTCTTGAAGATGTATATCCGCGAATGACAGGTCGTCGGCCCCTACGAACCCCAGGATTTATTAAATCTCTATTTGCAGATGACGATGTTGTTGTGGCTCGGCCAGCAAATGTGCGATTTGCTCCACCTGCAGAGGAGCTTCACCAAGATTGA
- the LOC133703822 gene encoding cytochrome P450 716B1-like codes for MNPEIVFALLLFLLPLYFLLTRRSSKRLPPGSLGLPIIGQTLSFLNAMRKNTAEKWLQNRTRKYGPVSKMNLFGTPTVFLQGQAANKFIYTCDGDTLSSQQPLSVKRICGERNILELSGLEHRRVRGALVSFLKPEVLKQNVGMMDERIRKHFEMHWHGKQKVMAMPLMKTLTFNLMSSLIMGIEQGSKRDVPAKLFQQLMEGLISVPINLPFTRFNRSLQASEKIREIVMDIIREKRVALDHQNASPQQDLITSLLSLRNDHNSVALSDEEIVDNAIIIMIGGHDTSSILLAFLIRLLAKDPSVYAGVVQEQEEIAKNKASNELLTWDDLGRMKYTWRVAMESLRMNPPVFFSFRKVLKDFNYEGYLIPKGWQVMWAACMTHMDGSIFPNPSDFDPKHFERQSSIPPYSFMGFGGGPRICPGYEFARLETLITVHYLVNMFTWKLCCPEISFSRDPMPTFKDGLEIEIEPKILGEII; via the exons ATGAATCCTGAAATCGTTTTTGCCTTGCTTCTTTTCCTTCTCCCTCTATACTTCCTCCTCACAAGGAGGAGTTCCAAAAGGCTTCCACCTGGTTCTTTAGGTTTACCCATCATAGGCCAAACCCTCAGTTTCTTAAATGCCATGCGCAAAAATACAGCTGAAAAATGGCTTCAGAATAGAACACGAAAATATGGTCCTGTCTCAAAAATGAACCTATTTGGGACCCCAACAGTGTTCCTTCAAGGACAGGCTGCAAACAAGTTCATCTATACTTGCGATGGCGACACACTTTCCAGTCAGCAACCATTGTCAGTAAAAAGGATTTGCGGCGAGAGGAATATATTGGAATTGAGTGGCCTTGAGCACAGGCGTGTCAGAGGAGCACTTGTATCATTTCTAAAACCTGAAGTGTTAAAGCAAAATGTTGGTATGATGGATGAACGAATTAGAAAGCATTTTGAGATGCATTGGCATGGAAAGCAGAAGGTTATG GCAATGCCATTGATGAAGACTCTTACCTTCAATCTTATGAGCTCACTTATCATGGGAATAGAACAAGGTTCAAAAAGAGATGTACCAGCAAAGCTCTTCCAGCAACTGATGGAGGGTCTTATATCAGTACCAATCAATTTGCCCTTCACACGCTTCAACCGTAGCCTCCAAGCAAGTGAAAAGATCAGAGAAATCGTCATGGATATTATTCGTGAAAAAAGGGTTGCATTGGACCATCAAAATGCCTCTCCTCAACAAGATCTAATCACTAGCTTGCTTAGTCTCCGGAACGATCACAATTCTGTAGCATTATCTGATGAGGAAATTGTGGATAATGCTATTATTATAATGATAGGTGGCCATGACACATCCTCCATCCTCCTCGCTTTCTTGATCAGGCTTTTAGCCAAAGATCCATCTGTTTATGCCGGCGTTGTTCAAG AACAAGAAGAGATTGCCAAGAATAAGGCCTCCAATGAGCTCTTAACATGGGATGATCTTGGAAGAATGAAATACACATGGAGAGTAGCTATGGAGTCTCTAAGGATGAACCCTCctgtatttttttccttcaggAAGGTCCTGAAAGATTTCAATTATGAGGGTTACCTTATTCCCAAAGGATGGCAG GTGATGTGGGCAGCCTGCATGACACACATGGATGGTTCTATCTTCCCAAATCCATCGGATTTTGATCCAAAGCATTTCGAAAGGCAGTCATCAATCCCCCCATATAGTTTCATGGGATTCGGAGGAGGACCTCGAATATGTCCTGGATATGAATTTGCGAGACTTGAAACTCTGATTACAGTACATTACCTGGTGAACATGTTCACATGGAAGCTTTGTTGTCctgaaatttctttttctagggATCCAATGCCAACTTTCAAGGATGGACTAGAGATAGAAATCGAGCCAAAGATTCTTGGAGAAATCATCTAA